Proteins encoded by one window of Prevotella nigrescens:
- the purE gene encoding 5-(carboxyamino)imidazole ribonucleotide mutase, with protein sequence MKPLVSIIMGSTSDLPIMEKACKWLEQYEIPFEVNALSAHRTPAAVEKFAKEAKERGIKVIIAGAGMAAALPGVIAASTSLPVIGVPIKGMLDGLDAMLSIIQMPPGIPVATVGVNGAQNAAVLAAEMMALGDEEIAKKVEQWKATLGQKIEKANKELAEIKDYKYKC encoded by the coding sequence ATGAAGCCATTGGTCAGCATTATTATGGGTTCTACAAGCGACCTTCCAATCATGGAAAAGGCTTGCAAGTGGTTGGAACAATACGAAATACCGTTTGAAGTGAATGCACTTTCGGCTCATCGCACTCCTGCGGCAGTAGAAAAGTTTGCCAAAGAAGCAAAAGAACGTGGCATTAAGGTGATTATTGCCGGTGCAGGCATGGCGGCAGCATTGCCCGGTGTCATTGCAGCCTCAACCTCTTTGCCTGTAATTGGTGTACCTATTAAAGGTATGTTGGACGGTTTAGACGCTATGCTTTCCATCATTCAGATGCCTCCTGGCATTCCTGTTGCCACCGTAGGAGTAAACGGAGCACAGAACGCAGCCGTATTAGCAGCTGAGATGATGGCACTCGGAGATGAAGAAATTGCCAAGAAAGTAGAACAATGGAAGGCTACTTTAGGGCAGAAAATAGAAAAAGCCAACAAGGAATTGGCTGAAATAAAAGACTATAAGTATAAGTGTTAG
- a CDS encoding phosphatase PAP2 family protein codes for MSEKNIILTARIASMLLTPFYLPVMGILAIFFFSYLSMFPWQFKVSLVVMVYLFTVFIPTVLIHLYRQYQGWTLLQLGQKERRMVPYAISILCYFSCFYLMNLLHLPHLITSILIVALVIQMLCAVINVWWKISTHTAAIGGVLGALLAFSFMLNFNSVWWLCLVVIASGIVGSSRIILRQHTLTQVTAGFFLGIISAFFTIILI; via the coding sequence ATGAGCGAAAAAAACATAATACTGACAGCACGAATAGCAAGCATGCTGCTTACACCGTTCTATTTGCCTGTAATGGGCATATTGGCTATATTCTTTTTCTCGTATTTAAGTATGTTTCCGTGGCAGTTCAAGGTGTCATTGGTAGTAATGGTCTACTTATTTACGGTGTTCATTCCAACAGTGCTCATTCATCTTTATAGGCAATACCAGGGTTGGACACTGTTGCAATTAGGACAAAAGGAACGCAGAATGGTGCCTTACGCCATATCCATACTCTGCTATTTCAGTTGTTTCTACCTCATGAACCTATTGCATCTGCCACATTTGATAACGTCGATACTGATAGTGGCACTGGTAATACAAATGCTTTGTGCCGTTATCAACGTGTGGTGGAAGATATCTACACACACAGCAGCCATTGGCGGCGTGCTGGGAGCACTGTTGGCGTTTTCGTTCATGCTCAATTTCAACTCTGTCTGGTGGCTGTGTCTTGTTGTCATTGCATCGGGAATAGTAGGCTCGAGCCGCATTATATTGCGACAACACACGCTTACGCAGGTTACGGCAGGATTTTTCTTAGGCATTATCAGCGCATTTTTTACAATCATATTAATATAG
- the rpoN gene encoding RNA polymerase factor sigma-54 gives MAQEQVQIQEQRQLQVQRLSQQQILQIRLLEMPLTELEESVNAELDDNPALEKGQEDGGQTEETSEAENSNDDFDAQQERQERQDALDNALERMGDDDELPVYDGRQRHDNADYEEIVYGDTTSFIDKLNEQVSERVLTERQKTILEYLIGSLDDDGLLRKDLDTIADELAIYHGIDCNEQELADALEQLQDFDPAGIGARSLQECLLLQIKRKVTDGEWEHNSKVYGNLKTIFTDYFDAFTKKHWDKIQAALSLSDLQVKALQAEIRKLNPKPGASMGETMGRNVQQITPDFIIDTDDNGNISFTLNHGNLPELHVSQSFNDMLAAYKDNKQGMSRQEKEALLYAKGKVEKAQGFIEAIKQRRNTLYVTMKAIIDIQKKFFQDGNEADLKPMILKDVAEKTGLDISTISRVSNIKYAQTRWGTFPLRFFFTDSYTTEDGEELSTRKIKVALREIIDNENKQKPLSDDALAKVMKEKGFPIARRTVAKYREQLNLPVARLRKE, from the coding sequence ATGGCACAGGAACAAGTACAAATACAAGAGCAACGACAATTGCAAGTACAGCGACTTTCACAGCAACAAATACTACAGATAAGGTTGCTCGAAATGCCATTGACCGAATTGGAGGAAAGCGTTAATGCCGAATTGGACGACAATCCCGCATTGGAAAAGGGACAAGAAGATGGGGGACAAACCGAAGAAACAAGCGAAGCAGAGAACAGCAACGACGATTTCGATGCACAGCAGGAGCGGCAAGAGCGGCAAGATGCGCTCGACAACGCACTCGAACGTATGGGAGACGACGACGAACTGCCCGTTTACGACGGACGGCAACGACACGACAATGCCGACTACGAAGAGATTGTGTATGGCGATACAACATCGTTTATAGACAAACTCAACGAGCAAGTAAGCGAAAGAGTGCTTACCGAACGACAAAAAACGATATTGGAATATCTCATTGGCAGCCTCGACGACGATGGTCTGCTACGAAAAGACTTGGACACAATAGCCGACGAACTTGCCATTTACCATGGTATAGACTGCAACGAACAGGAGCTTGCCGATGCACTGGAACAACTACAGGACTTCGACCCTGCAGGCATTGGAGCACGCTCGCTGCAAGAATGCCTGCTCCTGCAAATAAAACGCAAGGTAACGGACGGAGAATGGGAACACAACAGCAAGGTTTATGGCAATCTGAAAACCATCTTTACCGACTATTTTGATGCCTTTACAAAGAAACACTGGGACAAAATACAAGCGGCTCTCTCGCTGTCCGACCTTCAAGTAAAGGCACTTCAGGCTGAAATTCGCAAGCTGAACCCGAAACCCGGAGCCTCTATGGGAGAGACAATGGGCAGGAATGTGCAGCAGATAACGCCCGACTTCATCATCGATACCGACGACAACGGCAACATCAGCTTCACCCTGAACCACGGAAATCTGCCCGAACTGCACGTTTCGCAAAGCTTCAACGACATGTTGGCAGCCTATAAGGACAACAAGCAGGGCATGAGCCGACAAGAAAAAGAAGCGTTGCTCTACGCAAAAGGTAAGGTGGAGAAGGCGCAAGGCTTTATAGAAGCCATTAAGCAACGTAGAAATACGCTGTACGTAACAATGAAAGCCATTATTGACATACAAAAGAAGTTCTTCCAAGATGGAAACGAGGCAGACTTGAAACCGATGATTCTGAAAGACGTTGCAGAGAAAACGGGACTCGATATATCCACTATTTCGCGCGTAAGCAACATAAAATATGCACAAACAAGGTGGGGAACGTTTCCGCTCCGCTTCTTCTTCACCGACAGTTACACTACGGAAGACGGAGAAGAACTGTCTACAAGGAAAATAAAAGTGGCACTTCGGGAAATCATTGACAACGAAAACAAACAGAAACCGCTTAGCGACGACGCTCTGGCAAAGGTGATGAAAGAAAAAGGTTTCCCCATTGCAAGGCGCACGGTGGCAAAGTATCGGGAGCAACTCAACCTGCCCGTGGCACGCCTGCGCAAGGAATGA
- a CDS encoding SMI1/KNR4 family protein — MINYQITNSAPPITEADILDLEHKIGFCLPADIRNFYLKHNGGKVEEGDRSVYLDDLENEYTLKYIASIKHSVSSSQYTVEKLWHTFTVEKCLIQKKHIPFAIDGGGFPYCYDAETGHILFANLEHYDNKEDMMELVAKSLTDFINGMKTEEEAFE, encoded by the coding sequence ATGATAAACTATCAAATTACGAACAGTGCGCCGCCTATTACAGAGGCAGATATATTAGATTTAGAACACAAAATAGGCTTTTGCCTTCCTGCTGATATAAGAAACTTCTACTTAAAGCATAACGGCGGAAAGGTGGAAGAAGGCGATAGAAGCGTTTACTTAGACGATTTGGAAAACGAATATACACTGAAATACATTGCGTCCATCAAACATTCGGTTTCTTCTTCACAATATACTGTAGAGAAATTATGGCACACTTTCACCGTAGAAAAGTGTTTAATACAAAAGAAACATATTCCTTTTGCAATTGATGGCGGGGGCTTTCCCTACTGCTACGATGCTGAAACAGGACACATTCTCTTTGCTAACTTGGAACATTACGACAATAAAGAGGATATGATGGAACTTGTTGCAAAGTCGTTAACCGACTTTATCAATGGTATGAAGACGGAAGAGGAGGCATTTGAATAG
- a CDS encoding SMI1/KNR4 family protein — translation MNIDSIFQENNLSEARILSASDEIKIPKTWSFLLTEENKDKKKALVIERWSDFSSLLPKTLHLLDELLEDVFLVVHQQQIKMVYLLLVDEEYVLYVGNMPTTDSHIAILPDKLQHFYKHLHNGWFENISGGLGLLPLEKVRFLSQSEWGLPQEILQSTDLNKTYYVLHNGGNGFLCINIENKENPKALIWWTNDAPKMDIDFWDYLDSWIEIGLSY, via the coding sequence ATGAACATAGATAGCATTTTTCAAGAAAACAACCTCTCAGAAGCAAGAATTTTATCTGCATCTGATGAAATAAAAATACCCAAAACATGGTCGTTCCTTCTCACGGAGGAAAACAAGGACAAGAAGAAAGCCCTCGTTATAGAACGCTGGTCGGACTTCAGCAGCCTACTTCCTAAGACGCTACATTTATTGGATGAGCTACTCGAAGATGTGTTTTTGGTGGTTCATCAGCAACAAATTAAGATGGTTTACCTACTGTTGGTCGACGAAGAATACGTGCTATATGTAGGCAATATGCCCACAACAGACAGCCATATCGCAATATTGCCCGACAAGTTGCAGCACTTTTACAAGCATTTACATAATGGTTGGTTCGAGAATATAAGCGGTGGTTTAGGATTACTTCCTTTAGAAAAGGTTCGTTTCCTAAGCCAATCGGAATGGGGTTTGCCCCAAGAGATATTGCAATCTACCGACTTAAACAAGACTTACTACGTGCTTCACAATGGCGGAAATGGATTTCTTTGCATCAATATAGAGAATAAGGAAAACCCCAAAGCACTGATTTGGTGGACCAACGATGCACCAAAGATGGACATAGACTTTTGGGATTACCTTGATTCGTGGATAGAAATAGGTCTTTCCTACTAA
- a CDS encoding SMI1/KNR4 family protein — MRKINQRMAMLLEKSVPANKELISKVCESILSKIKMAECCILYDANNDINTSFINNISEQIEKQGDRTGLEMWFNEICLSAFEGFSLSCILPFIEQFKQRLNAVYPRPYCLIVYITNTQDIYFRFHVYRKDEGMWINSDIEADANPLLYDLQDRPNIDSIIQRIQSFKDKYVECFAPISNNALLFAQENIPIQLPEDYISLLRFSNGISICGDEVLGIGNKPFDIVKAYKTEHEATQMPMPCHIVPFAPDGRGNYYCFDTKQNNEIVFYTSNYNYSETDKPEVVNSDFCDWFNEVMIDWCIELEGQDIFK; from the coding sequence ATGAGAAAGATAAACCAACGCATGGCAATGCTTTTAGAGAAGTCGGTTCCTGCAAATAAGGAATTGATAAGCAAGGTTTGCGAGAGCATTTTAAGCAAAATAAAAATGGCAGAATGTTGCATTTTATACGATGCAAACAACGATATTAACACTTCATTCATTAACAACATATCCGAACAAATAGAGAAACAAGGCGACAGGACAGGCTTGGAGATGTGGTTCAACGAGATTTGTTTGTCGGCTTTCGAAGGCTTTTCGCTTAGTTGTATTCTGCCTTTTATAGAACAGTTTAAGCAGCGTTTAAATGCCGTTTACCCTCGCCCGTATTGCCTTATAGTGTATATTACCAATACACAAGATATTTATTTCCGCTTCCATGTGTATAGAAAGGACGAAGGAATGTGGATAAACAGCGACATAGAAGCAGACGCTAACCCGCTATTATACGACTTACAAGACCGTCCGAACATCGATTCCATTATTCAAAGAATACAATCTTTCAAAGACAAATACGTTGAATGTTTCGCTCCTATCAGTAACAATGCTCTCCTATTTGCACAGGAAAACATTCCAATACAGCTACCAGAGGATTACATAAGCCTCCTCCGCTTCTCTAACGGAATAAGTATTTGCGGCGACGAAGTACTGGGAATAGGCAATAAGCCCTTTGATATTGTAAAGGCATACAAGACTGAACACGAAGCAACACAGATGCCTATGCCCTGCCATATTGTTCCATTTGCACCCGACGGTAGAGGCAATTACTACTGCTTCGATACCAAACAAAACAACGAGATAGTGTTCTACACATCGAACTATAACTATTCTGAAACAGATAAACCCGAAGTTGTGAACTCCGATTTCTGCGATTGGTTCAACGAAGTAATGATAGATTGGTGCATAGAACTCGAAGGACAAGACATCTTTAAATAG
- a CDS encoding SMI1/KNR4 family protein codes for MNVIHVLEPLASNAMAEKINELEHTIGSVLPSHLKDLLMQNNVCKPHKNHYKDKETEFTINYFLGFSENKNDDIIATYNDYEGRMPEELMPIASVDGGDWLCINKITGKVYYWFHEENDWGLEGNNKYPTLVSENLNDFIEKLTPTPLPTKEEIKRAIASGKVTITPKSVELRNAMRAKEGLPPLTFEEWDRLLNDPNRDDI; via the coding sequence ATGAATGTAATACATGTATTAGAGCCTTTAGCTTCAAATGCTATGGCGGAGAAAATCAACGAGTTAGAACATACAATAGGTTCTGTTTTGCCTTCTCATCTCAAGGATTTGTTGATGCAAAATAATGTCTGCAAGCCTCATAAAAACCATTATAAGGATAAGGAAACAGAGTTTACCATTAACTATTTTCTTGGATTTTCGGAAAACAAAAACGATGATATTATCGCAACATACAACGACTATGAGGGCAGAATGCCAGAGGAATTGATGCCCATTGCAAGTGTTGATGGGGGCGATTGGCTATGTATTAACAAGATTACAGGTAAGGTTTACTATTGGTTTCACGAAGAAAACGATTGGGGATTAGAGGGAAATAACAAATACCCAACGCTGGTTTCGGAAAACCTTAACGACTTTATTGAAAAGCTAACCCCTACCCCTTTGCCAACAAAAGAGGAGATTAAGCGAGCTATTGCAAGCGGTAAGGTAACCATTACCCCTAAGTCTGTTGAGCTGAGAAACGCTATGCGAGCAAAGGAAGGCCTGCCTCCTCTCACCTTTGAAGAGTGGGATAGACTGCTAAACGACCCTAATAGAGACGATATATAG
- a CDS encoding SMI1/KNR4 family protein, with product MDIQGFKQLISFSKERELNQSYDVTSFLEEVKRTLGAIPDNTVLQFITTYGFSYFNEEMVVSPLEKQANSDELLYVSGILGFGNTQRSVEKSIKMYYCKEQISIKFFPLCEGASGDLIVYSLEESSLGNIYYWSHDTPIGDDLILVAKSLNDFISRIEPKKEDKEDKREVVSVTYSPRLLKLINEKRIKDGLPPLEQ from the coding sequence ATGGATATACAAGGTTTTAAACAACTTATTTCTTTTTCTAAGGAGAGAGAATTAAACCAGAGTTATGATGTAACTTCGTTCTTAGAAGAAGTAAAAAGGACGTTGGGCGCAATTCCAGATAATACTGTTTTGCAGTTTATTACTACCTATGGGTTCTCCTATTTCAATGAAGAAATGGTGGTATCTCCGTTGGAAAAGCAGGCGAATAGCGACGAATTACTTTACGTTAGTGGTATTTTGGGCTTTGGAAATACTCAGAGAAGTGTTGAGAAAAGCATCAAAATGTATTATTGTAAGGAGCAAATAAGCATAAAGTTCTTCCCATTATGCGAGGGTGCAAGTGGCGATTTAATAGTCTATTCCTTAGAAGAAAGCAGCTTGGGCAATATCTATTACTGGTCGCACGATACTCCAATAGGCGACGATTTAATATTGGTTGCAAAATCATTAAACGACTTTATCAGTAGAATTGAGCCTAAAAAAGAAGACAAAGAAGACAAAAGGGAAGTCGTAAGTGTTACCTATTCGCCCCGATTATTGAAGCTAATAAACGAGAAAAGAATAAAAGACGGACTGCCACCTTTGGAGCAATAG
- a CDS encoding SMI1/KNR4 family protein: protein MNVIHVLEPLASNAMVEKINELEHTIGSVLPSHFKDLLMQNNVCKPHKNHYKNKETEFTINYFLGFSENKNDDIIATYNDYEGRIPEELMPIASVDGGDWLCINKITGKVYYWFHEENDWGLEGNNKYPTLVSENLNDFIEKLTPTPLPTKEEIKRAIASGKITITPKYVELKNAIRAKEGLPPLTFEEWDRLLNDPNRELNGAF from the coding sequence ATGAATGTAATACATGTATTAGAGCCTTTAGCTTCAAATGCTATGGTGGAGAAAATCAACGAGTTAGAACATACAATAGGTTCTGTTTTGCCTTCTCATTTCAAGGATTTGTTGATGCAAAATAATGTCTGCAAGCCTCATAAAAACCATTATAAAAATAAGGAAACAGAGTTTACCATTAACTATTTTCTTGGATTTTCGGAAAACAAAAACGATGATATTATCGCAACATACAACGACTATGAGGGCAGAATACCAGAGGAATTGATGCCCATTGCAAGTGTTGATGGGGGCGATTGGCTATGTATTAACAAGATTACAGGTAAGGTTTACTATTGGTTTCACGAAGAAAACGATTGGGGATTAGAGGGAAATAACAAATACCCAACGCTGGTTTCGGAAAACCTTAACGACTTTATTGAGAAACTAACCCCTACCCCTTTGCCAACAAAAGAGGAGATTAAGCGAGCAATTGCAAGCGGTAAGATAACCATTACTCCTAAGTATGTTGAGCTGAAAAACGCTATACGAGCAAAGGAAGGTCTGCCTCCTCTCACCTTTGAAGAGTGGGATAGACTGCTAAACGACCCTAATAGGGAGTTAAACGGAGCTTTTTAA
- a CDS encoding SMI1/KNR4 family protein → MDFQVLSKAKADIHSIEQELSVSIPADYKAFLIEHNGICTENTIVRIEAIEEETLLNVLFGSDPQLNRALTLEYWNTEYKDDIPEGALLIGDFQDGGFLLLIPDGDDKGVYYYDHAYTFESSDDDGNTYLLADTFEAFINSLK, encoded by the coding sequence ATGGACTTTCAAGTATTATCTAAAGCAAAAGCAGACATTCATTCCATAGAACAAGAACTCTCTGTAAGTATTCCTGCCGACTACAAAGCGTTTCTTATTGAACACAATGGTATTTGTACGGAGAACACAATTGTCAGGATTGAGGCTATCGAAGAGGAAACTTTACTCAACGTTTTGTTTGGCAGCGACCCTCAATTAAACCGAGCTTTGACGCTCGAATACTGGAATACAGAGTATAAAGACGATATTCCAGAGGGTGCATTGCTTATTGGCGACTTCCAAGATGGCGGCTTCTTGCTCTTGATTCCTGATGGAGACGACAAGGGTGTGTACTACTACGACCATGCCTACACGTTCGAATCGTCAGACGATGATGGTAACACGTACTTGCTTGCCGATACTTTCGAAGCATTCATAAATAGTCTAAAATAA
- a CDS encoding tetratricopeptide repeat protein, which yields MAVLEQELFDKVIEYGKEAVTKYNNGKYNDAFVLAEQGWAQFPAPVEGWNQAYNYAKSFFGKALEHQNFDEAKKWLNRLIDNNNNLHLSDEEVRFLMGQYCYEKKDKKQAFKHWDILVKETGLRYFTNAKPEYLEFYKNYKDTEDDTEELSSELNKTINKLLDEGDELVERGKYKEAIAYYEEAMNRLPEPKEDWTLFDTIAICIGDSYYEMGEYIVADRFYSMSLTRGSGIENPYVWYVKGRNLIKLGNKEEGVDALMRAYMLDGTDVFDTDDGEFLSYIEPYIGAEN from the coding sequence ATGGCAGTATTAGAACAAGAACTATTTGATAAGGTTATTGAATATGGCAAGGAAGCTGTTACAAAGTATAACAATGGAAAATACAACGATGCTTTTGTATTAGCAGAGCAAGGTTGGGCACAATTTCCAGCACCAGTAGAGGGTTGGAACCAAGCATATAACTATGCAAAGTCGTTCTTTGGAAAGGCTTTAGAGCATCAAAACTTCGACGAAGCCAAGAAATGGCTGAATAGATTGATAGACAATAACAACAATCTGCACCTGTCAGACGAGGAAGTTCGGTTTTTAATGGGCCAGTATTGCTATGAGAAAAAAGATAAAAAACAAGCCTTTAAGCATTGGGATATTCTGGTGAAAGAGACAGGATTAAGATACTTTACAAATGCTAAGCCGGAGTATTTGGAGTTTTATAAGAACTATAAAGATACAGAAGATGATACGGAAGAACTATCTTCTGAACTTAACAAAACTATCAATAAGTTGTTAGACGAAGGCGATGAGTTGGTGGAAAGAGGTAAATATAAAGAAGCCATAGCCTATTACGAAGAAGCCATGAACCGTCTGCCCGAGCCAAAAGAGGACTGGACTCTCTTCGACACTATCGCTATATGCATTGGCGATTCGTATTACGAAATGGGCGAATACATCGTAGCCGACAGGTTCTATTCTATGTCCTTAACACGTGGTAGTGGTATAGAGAACCCATACGTTTGGTATGTTAAAGGGCGCAACCTTATTAAATTAGGCAACAAAGAAGAGGGTGTCGATGCACTGATGCGCGCCTACATGTTAGACGGAACCGATGTTTTCGATACCGACGACGGTGAATTTCTATCGTACATTGAGCCATATATCGGAGCAGAAAACTAA
- a CDS encoding RluA family pseudouridine synthase, producing MEDKCFHRLPKGNEKVAMGKAKVFSNPFYYEPSPLARLAVALLQQSLPELKEGKMFGVLIVEYEGKLGYLQAYSGQLEGVSTEGFVPLVFDYLQPNDYFKTHEAEITVMNHEITALKQLGDYEKAMEKLTKLKTEAQQVVAEAQQAMVVAKHLRDERRKEKAIVSDNEQREMIRESQYMKAELHRTKKRYAALLQAAEAEAEEYNRRIAELKSARKRKSDHLQRWLFSQFIFQNARGERKDLLSIFRNYYLLHSPQSVLATHFATMGEQITLFPPSGTGECCEPKLLQYAFIHGMRPIEMAMFWWGEAPKTEIRQHGQFYPACNGKCKPLLTWMLKGMNVAANALETEAEQSIEIIYEDHDLAVILKPSGMLTVPGRSKRQSVETILRQRWNENDTPIIVHRLDMATSGLLVVARNRYAHKQLQAQFKERTIQKRYVALLSTDLLNRVGLPKEGTISLPLCADVLDRPRQMVDRNKGKTAITHYKIIGKIPLHDSYYSEAVKVELRPETGRTHQLRVHCAHSEGLACPILGDTLYGKRADRLYLHAEYLEFTHPTTGKRLRFKKKLTI from the coding sequence ATGGAGGATAAGTGTTTTCATAGGTTGCCAAAGGGCAATGAAAAGGTAGCGATGGGCAAGGCAAAAGTCTTTTCCAATCCGTTCTATTATGAGCCTTCTCCACTTGCACGCCTTGCAGTTGCGTTGCTGCAACAGTCGCTTCCAGAGCTGAAAGAAGGCAAAATGTTTGGTGTGCTGATAGTTGAATACGAGGGAAAGTTAGGCTATCTGCAAGCCTATTCAGGACAATTGGAAGGTGTTAGCACCGAGGGCTTTGTGCCACTTGTATTCGATTACCTGCAACCCAATGACTATTTCAAGACACATGAAGCCGAGATAACAGTAATGAACCACGAAATAACGGCTTTAAAGCAGTTGGGCGATTACGAAAAAGCAATGGAAAAACTTACCAAACTCAAGACAGAAGCACAGCAAGTTGTGGCAGAAGCGCAGCAAGCAATGGTTGTTGCAAAGCACTTACGCGACGAACGGAGGAAGGAAAAAGCCATTGTTTCGGACAACGAACAACGGGAGATGATACGCGAAAGTCAGTATATGAAGGCAGAGTTGCACCGCACAAAGAAGCGATATGCAGCGTTGTTGCAAGCAGCAGAGGCTGAAGCGGAGGAGTATAATAGAAGAATAGCAGAACTGAAGAGTGCTCGCAAGCGTAAGTCGGACCATCTTCAGCGTTGGCTTTTCTCGCAATTCATCTTTCAAAATGCACGGGGCGAACGTAAAGACTTACTGTCTATCTTTCGCAATTACTATTTATTGCATAGTCCACAGTCGGTTCTTGCTACACATTTTGCCACTATGGGAGAGCAGATAACACTGTTCCCACCATCGGGAACAGGCGAATGTTGCGAGCCAAAGTTGCTTCAATATGCCTTTATACATGGTATGCGACCCATAGAAATGGCGATGTTCTGGTGGGGGGAAGCACCAAAAACCGAGATACGGCAGCACGGACAGTTCTATCCGGCGTGCAATGGTAAGTGTAAACCCTTGCTGACATGGATGCTGAAAGGTATGAATGTAGCTGCCAATGCGTTGGAGACAGAAGCCGAACAAAGCATAGAGATTATATACGAAGACCATGATTTAGCGGTGATACTAAAGCCAAGCGGTATGCTAACCGTGCCTGGACGAAGTAAAAGACAGTCGGTTGAAACAATATTGCGCCAGCGATGGAACGAAAACGATACACCAATTATAGTGCATAGGTTGGATATGGCAACCAGCGGACTGCTTGTTGTGGCACGAAATAGGTATGCACACAAGCAATTGCAAGCACAGTTTAAGGAACGAACAATACAGAAACGCTATGTAGCTTTGCTTTCTACAGACTTGCTTAATAGGGTGGGACTGCCCAAAGAAGGCACAATATCGTTGCCATTGTGTGCCGATGTGCTCGACCGACCACGCCAAATGGTAGATAGAAACAAAGGAAAAACAGCCATTACACATTATAAAATAATAGGAAAAATACCTTTACACGATAGTTATTACAGCGAGGCGGTAAAGGTAGAACTACGTCCTGAAACAGGACGCACCCACCAGTTGCGAGTTCATTGTGCACATTCTGAAGGGTTGGCGTGCCCCATTCTTGGCGATACACTGTATGGAAAACGGGCCGATAGGCTCTATCTGCACGCCGAATACCTCGAGTTTACACACCCAACAACAGGCAAACGCCTTCGTTTTAAGAAGAAACTAACAATATAA
- a CDS encoding LysR family transcriptional regulator, translating into MELRQLRYFLKVAELLNFSEASKVLYVTQSTLSQQIKQLETELNTTLFERNSHEVTLTEAGQKLVEYAQKVVIDADICQQKMTDLKDLLTGELNIGVTFTFSPLLTETVLKFMEHYPEVRLNIIYKTMAELMDMLQRHEVDFVLAFKPTEKNERVESYMLFNNKLVAAMSATHPFAKRKSITVEDLKNCQVAMPAHGLQNRNAFDNMAETTASDINIRLEINDMNILLKLVRQSRLVTVLAEAALHGEEGLVGVPLDMGNADMEGCIHMLKNTYVKHSAREFCRLLSQSHTIMKYSSLSHLL; encoded by the coding sequence ATGGAACTCAGACAACTACGCTACTTCTTAAAAGTTGCAGAACTCTTAAACTTCTCAGAGGCTTCGAAAGTGCTGTACGTAACGCAAAGCACACTGTCGCAACAGATAAAACAACTTGAAACAGAGCTCAACACAACACTCTTCGAGCGCAACAGCCACGAAGTTACGCTCACCGAAGCCGGGCAGAAACTTGTGGAATATGCACAAAAGGTAGTCATAGACGCCGACATCTGCCAACAGAAGATGACCGATCTGAAAGATTTGCTGACGGGAGAACTCAACATTGGCGTTACGTTTACTTTCAGTCCGCTACTCACCGAAACCGTGCTCAAGTTCATGGAACACTATCCTGAAGTACGCCTCAACATTATCTATAAGACGATGGCAGAACTTATGGATATGCTGCAACGCCACGAAGTAGACTTTGTTTTGGCATTCAAACCCACCGAAAAGAACGAAAGAGTGGAAAGCTACATGCTGTTCAACAATAAGCTCGTAGCAGCAATGAGCGCTACTCATCCTTTTGCAAAACGCAAAAGCATAACGGTAGAAGACCTGAAAAATTGTCAAGTGGCTATGCCGGCACATGGCTTGCAAAACCGCAACGCATTCGACAACATGGCAGAAACGACCGCCAGCGACATCAACATACGTTTAGAGATAAACGATATGAACATTCTGCTGAAGTTGGTGCGTCAGAGCAGGCTTGTAACAGTACTTGCCGAAGCTGCCCTGCACGGCGAGGAAGGACTCGTGGGAGTACCACTCGATATGGGAAATGCCGATATGGAAGGTTGCATTCACATGCTTAAGAACACCTATGTAAAGCACTCTGCGCGCGAGTTCTGCCGTCTGTTAAGCCAGTCGCATACCATCATGAAGTATTCGTCGTTGTCTCATCTGCTGTAG